The segment TGTTGCCGTGGCTGACGCCTTTGTTCTGGTCCATTTGCCGTGTGATAgcagacaacattgaagagacTTGACGGTAGCGCAACGGATAAACAGTTTGAGAAGGCTCAGAATCATTTCATGACATTGGCTCCCCTATGCAGCCAGGTTTAACTAACTGCAGACCTCTCTTGAGGACCATGACACTCATCTTCCAGTGAACCAAGTCGCCTCTTAGAATCCGTCAATCGACATCAATCATTCTATCAGCCCCCGAGCAGGCGCCAGCCACACGGCCGTGGCGGCTTGAACCGTACCATTGAACTTGTCCCCGTCAGACGCAGGTATTTCAAGAGCCACCTCACTGACCTCGTGGATACAGGCCCCATCAAAGCCGAGGATATAAACcttgccagcggcggcatccGTCAAGGCCAGGTATTGAACGTCGGAAGAAGTTTCGGCCACCCACGGCGCGGGCTCAACCGCGTTTGAGCCGCCTCCGCTCGTCGGTGTCTCCCAGAGATCAGTAGCCTCCGTACGCACCAGCCGGCCTTGACTGTCCAGTTCAAAAGCCGACACGTAGCCGTTGGGACTGGCATCAGAGCCCCTGGTGGACGCGAACAAGTATCTAGGGGCGTGGCCCGGCGGTCCGGTCGAGAAGCGGACCTCATCCGCGGCGTAGTCGGATGCGTTCTTGCCCGGTGGCAAAACACTCGCGCCCTGGAGGTGCTCTAGGTCCTGCACGGTTCCGTCCCCGCGCCTATTCACTCGGAACACGTCCACCATGTTGGAGTGCTCCTGGATGACGTACAAGATGTGTCCGTTTGGATGGGGCCAGGCATGGCGCGGGCCGTCGTcctccctcgccgccttgttcttctgctGCTCTGTGAGAAGGGCAGACGACCCGTTGGCTTGTTGTGAAACGGAAAACGTCCACACGGCATTCGACCCTATGTCTGCGACGTACAGCGTGCGGCCGTCAGGGCTCAGATCGGCGCTGTGCGCTCCGGTGCGAAGACCGTCGACGCCACCAGGGCTGCCGTTAGCAAATTCAAGCTGTTGTGCTAGGTCGCCCAGGGAGCCGTCGCTGTCTAGATGGAATGCCTCGCCGGTGGCGCCGCCAGCGCTGTACAGATGCGAGTCGGAGGCGACGACGTAACCGGGCGAATTGGCTACCGGCTTGGTGTTTATCGGCTCGAGGGTGTGGAATGAGCCGTCGAGTTGGCTTTTGTAGGCCGCCACGCTGGGGGGATCCCACGCTGCGGCGTACAGCGTCTTTTGGTTTGGCGCAAAGGAAAGCCAGGCGTGAGGAGCGGTCGCATGACTGACGTGCGTGACGTTGAGATGGGCAAGGAGAGGGTCGAAGGAGAGGGTGTATATGTACGGGACGTTGAACGTGCCCACGAATAGCTCCATGTTTGGATGGGTTTTGTGACTTGACAActttggctttttttttttggcttcgAGTACTTTTTTTGTCTAAGCCGTGGCTGCATGTGTGAATTAAATAGATCATATCAATACCACTAGGGGGCCTCGCAGCTACCTTTCATCACTGGTGGTTGCTCTGAGTACTACGCGGCCCTTGGCTATAGTTTTCATGCGATTGGCGATTTACGTCCCCGTGCGTATTTCCGAGACGGGTCGGATGCAACCCTTAGACTTTTGAACAAGCATATGTATGCGACATGCCCTGTTGTCTTGCCACTCGAGAAGGGCGCATGGGCCGTTTGTACGAGACCTTGCATTAAGACGGTACCAGAAACAGAACAAGCTGCGTAGTCCCAAAGTCATGCCCGAGGAAATAACAGTAAAAAGCCGCATAACACGAGTTGCTGATTTTGACTCAAATTCCACGCGCCAGGGGAGTTTTCTGCGCCGCGCCCTAGGAATACGCGCAGCGGTAGTGGATACAAAGTTTTGAGAAACGTCACGCCGAGACTGCCGCAGCGGGCATAGGTTCATCGCCTCGACTTGCAGCCGGTGCCATCATCCGAGATGACGGCGTACCAAGCCGGCGTGGATCACGCGCGGATCACAAGTTGTGCGGCGAACCGTCCTCCGTATATCCGGTTCGGCAGGTTCCGAATTTCCTTGGCCGTTCATTACTAATGGCACTAGATGGCAATCGACTGCCACGGCTCGCGGGGACGAAGTGCCGATTGGCACGATGGGCCTGGCGCTGACGAATTGGGCCAAGATGGCGTCATTACGGGACGTGCTTTTGCAAGATCGGAACAAAGACTGAAGATGTTTCCGAAATCTACACGCGGCCTGTTGCAATTATGCTTTTGTTCGTCTTGCTGTTTATAAAACGTGCAAGATTTATATGCTGCGTTTATGAGTATTAGATGACTGGAGGTAAAGAGTAATTTGACGCATGCTGATACACATATGTTGAGTTCAAAACGTGCTAAATAAATGTTCAAACGGTCCAGTCACGATGATTGCTTTTTCGAGGGTTCAAATTGGGGCTGCCATGTTGGATGAGGGTCATCGCAGGGGTTCTCAGGGGCTCCAACAGGGTATcaaagggaccaatcttcCGGGTTTGCAGGGCTTTCAGCTAAATTCTTCAATCACCGTCAATATCAGCGTTTTGCTCTATCGAGGTGCCTGTAATTCTCTGAAAATATCTTCATTTCAGCCCTTATAGGGATATAAATTGAGTCGACAATGGCTGCATCTTCACTCTAGATGCAGGATCTACAGTGAGCCTTATGAGAGCAATGGGCGAAAAATATAAGCAGGTACAGCAAGTGTATTGGCATGGCATGTTAATCCTGCCATCTGTGTTAGTTTTGACATTATACATGCCAATCTCCTCACATGCTCGGTGGGAAGCTTCTCAAGTTACAACTTATACCCACAACCCGAGTAATCCTTACCAAATTGGACGCGAGTCACACCCGCACTGAATATACGCAGCCCGCTATACAGCTCTTGCGCATTTGCTATTTCCGAAGCCCCGGTAATGAAATATGGCCTCAATAACGCGAAGTGACCAGGCAAAGGCCTCGTGAGCCATTTCCGCGCCGGCCAGCTCGGAAGAGAAAACTTGGGCGACCTCAACACATTCAACGTCACAGTCCGCGTCGCTTGGAGTGCGGCTGCGTTGTTGATGACGTGCCCGCTAACACAGCCAACTCATCCTGTTGGCCCTTTTTGCGAGCTGGAAGAGGACACTGGCTGAAGGACCAGTTCAATAATCGTCATGATGCTGTATACATCTTGCCaattgtcttgttgctctCCACCTGGAGAGCCTGATATAGATCGTCCACTTTCTCCTTGGCGTCATATCCTGCTGGAGGATAGTTTCCCAGACTTTTCCAATACTCCATCTCATCTCCTGCTTCTTGCCCTGTTCCAGTGGCTCTGGAAAAGGTGTCTCCGGCAAGACCACTTGATTCCGTCGAGCGGGCCTGGGGTGAATACGACGATGTGGGCCGTGATATTTAACGTGTCCCAAGCCTAACACCAGCTTTTCCCGATCCTGGACGACCAACATCTCTCCATCATACACGAACAGCGCGTGTGCCGACTCGTCAGATCTATTCATCGCAGGTTGATGTCTCTCTGATAGTGTGATCGACAGCTCCTCCACGCATACGAGAGTCCGAGTTCATGTTTTGAATCTCTTTGGCCTTGTGGAAGTGTGCCAGGTGTTTAGCTATAGGCgaagtatattaatatacaCCAGATGACTGGTTTTCCCCATGACCCGATCTCATTCAGGTCACGGGCTGGCAGGCTTCATCCAACCAAACTGCCTGCCTACGTGCGAATCACGGCTCCATCCTGTGGCAGGACTAGGAGATGCACGAGCTGCAAGTGAAGCACCAAGACCCAGAGAGCATCTTCTCTATGGAAAACCTCACGAGGCGGTTCTCTCTCCTCGGTACGCCCTCTCTTCATAGCTTGTGACGACAACCGACGCAAAGGAACCCAGCTTGACCAGGACATCGAAGGGATTCAACTTTGGTCCAGCGGTGGAAGGCTGAACATACTGCAAGGGTTTTTTGCTTCACAGCGTGCTGCTCGACGCCGGCGTGCGTAGCCCTCTTGTATCGAGGGATGAGACAGAGCAAGAAAACGCGAATGCGCCTCGCTGGGGCGACTTTGAAAGATCAGATGAGCTGATACACAGATAAGTTTTGGGGCCCAGCTGATTGGTACATTGATGTATCCGTGATTGAGGTCCTGAAGATGCGGGAGAGGGAGATTGCGGCGACGTGTCTGGACGCTTCCAACAGGCAGTCGAGTGAGCCTATGCGGAATGTAATGGGCATGATGGGCAATGTATACCACAAGTTAAAGTTTGAGATTGTACAGGCCAAAAATTCTGGTGAGGGTGTGCTCCGTTGCCGACACTCTATTGAACCTGGCTCCGAGCCTCTGGCAAGGCGGCTGGGTGAAGCATAGTTCTCAGGACAACGCCTGCTAGGTTCTCTATCAGCATAGCTATACAAGGCTAAAATCATTGAGCGCAAAAAAGTCAGCCCAGACATGCGGACGCAAAACAAGCAGCTGGATCTCGGCGATGGCCGATACAGAGGAGTAGCTTTCCATATGCAGGACAAACTGGACGAATGTCCGTATAAATCGGACCACTCCTGTGCTGATGGGGGCTTACAAGACGCAAAGGGCACCTTTGACCTCACGGTCAAGACGTGTTTCTCGGCAAAGATTGATGCTGGCCGGTGCCGTGTCCAAGTTGACATCTTTACACCAATCCTCAGATGTAGTGAAGGAACATGAATGCAACTTCATTTCCGATTGTGGAAGGAGCCACCGTCTAGTCACCGTCCAAGGTACCTCATTACTCTATAGTCTTACAAATGCCCTCTGATGCACAAGATTTCTACATAGAACGCTCTTGGATTCTTCACTTGGCTAACGCATCAGCGTCCagagcttggccatggtagtTGAAGCCATCTTTCGAAGCCACAAAAAACGTACAACTTGGTGAAACGTCACTTGCAATCCAGCTCGGGTCTCTCCTACCAAAATCACCTCCCTCATGCTGCTTCCCTGGCGAATcgaccatcatcaccctcgGCGCCTTCGCGTACCAGGTAACCATTTTTGTGCCACGATTCTTAATATCAAAGATAATTAAATGAATTCCAGATAAGGCAGTCAATCATTACCTTCACGTTTTGACGATAAACTGATGCCATATTTACGTAGATCGATTGCCACCCAGACCATGGAGACGCAGCGTAACCAACCACCATTGGAGTCAAATGGTGCGCAACAAAACTTTATTCGAGAAACATGCAGAACTTAACCCTAAAATCCACCAACAATACTGCGTCACGTACCCCCGTAACCCAAgaaggctgatgatggctgatGATTTCGCCACCACGCGATGAGTATATATGCGCACTCTTCTCTTCATCCCCTTCTCTGGACTCTGATTGCTACGTAAAATTCCGCATCGTGTCTGACACTGATTAGCAGAATACGTCCTTCGTCATGGATTACAACTTGCTGCCTACCCCACCGAAGTGTCTAGCCGACTTTAATCTGGTTCCTGTAAGCCCAACTGACCAAGATTTGCATCTAGTTGTATAGTAACGCGGGTAACAGATTGGGACTGGTGAGGCTTCAATTGCCGAAGAACTTGCAGAAGTAGAACGACTTCTCAAACACACCGGGGTGAAGCATACAATGCAGACAACGGGAACAGTACTTGGTAAGGTCGACCTGCCTTCAGTATCCTAGTGCTTTCTAGGGAAAGCGTTTCCAAACCGTTTCAGTACTAATTGGTATTATCGCAGAGGGTACTTGGGATGAAGTCATGAATGCGATCGGCAAGGCCCATGCTGCTGTCCATAAACGCGGCGTGGCAAAAGTCCAGTCGGAAATCAGGATAGGAACCAAGGTGAGAGACCTGAATAAGGGTCTACTTCATGTGCAGTGGCAGTCTATCTAATTTTAAGCGCATAGAACCGATAAAGCGGGAGGAGAACACGCCCCTGTTGGCAAGCCCGAGTGATGCAACGTTCTGGGGACCTAGAATAACTGCACAGGGAGATTGGAACCTGGAGAGGGAGGAAGCATTTTGTAAGAACCAGTACTGGGCTGGTCGCTCTATAACATGCGTATCTAACATGCACGTACTGCAGTTGGAGAGAGAACAAGTtgatgctttttttttaattctgACACAGATCAGCTCAGTGAGGGTTAGTACCGTCATTTTGTTCACATAGGCACTGCCTTAGAGAAACACATGTGAATACGCTCATCTTTCCTGCTTTTATACGCAGGAGCAGTCAGCAATGCAGCGTTCCTACGGCTCCCGACAAGAATGCTATTACTGCATATATCCAAATTGCAAACTTTCTATACAAACTCCATCACAGTTTACCAAGCATTAATAAAGCATGGTAGCCTTTACACCAAGGTCCAGAAATACTCCCTTGAGTCTTGATCCAAGcgacatggccgccatgttgacgtCAGGATGACGGACGAAGCTGGTGGCGCCGATTTGTGGTCCAGCGCCATATAAAGCTCACAAAGGGGGCAAAATAGCCCGTTTAGTTGgggtggacatggacggtCCAAACAATGAATAACCTCGGCGATTCTGTTCATCACGAAGACGCCAGACGACTCTCGCCTGCGCGGCGGGCATTCACGTCCTTCACGACACGGTGGTTCCTCATACCGCAGGGCACCGGCATCCTGGCCATTGTGCTCAACCAACTGCCCTACCAATTCCATGGGCTGCACACAATCTCCGTCGTATTCTGGTTCCTCAACATTGTGCTGCTGGCGGCCATGCTTGCCATCTTTCTCCTGCGGTTGCTCGCGTCGCCCCGGGTCGTCGCCAGGTCCATCGCCACCGACACGACCGAGGCGGCCTGCacggccagcatcagcataGCATTCATGTCCTGCATCCAGATGCTCTCCCTGGTGGTGATACCCTCCTGGGGCGGCAGGGGCTGGAGCCTTGCCGTCTACATTCTGTGGTGGGCAAACTGCGCCTTCGCGGTGCTGGCCTGCATCGGCCTACCAGACGTGTTCGTCAGGTCGATTCGAAGCGAAGGCGGGCTGGCGAGAAGCTTTACGCCGGTGGTACAGCTCCCTCTCATCGCGGCGCTGAcgtcggccgccggcgcaggGACGCTCTGCCAGTCCGCCGTGCTGGGCGCCGCGCAGAAAGTGCCCATGATCGTCGTGGCATATCTTGAGATTGGGCTGGCGTTGCCAACGGTCCTGGCATTCGACGTGCTGTACCTGGCCAGGTTGCTTCAGCCGTGGGAGGAACCCGCGGGCTCGCATCACGAGTTTCCCCCGGAGCAGATGTACTCGCACATGGTGCTGTGCGGGCCCTGGGGGCAGAGTAGCTTTGCGCTTCAGACTCTTGGAAAGGCCGTCTTCCAACTCAAGGGGGGGTTTGGCGCATCCGGGCAAGCAGCGCTCTTGTTCAGCAATCAGGGGGCTGACACGGTTGCGTTCGCGAGCATTCTCGTTGGGCTTGTGAACTGGGGCCAGGGCACATTCTGGTGGGCATTCGCCATTGTTAGCATTACAAGGTCTGTGGTTGCAAGGTTGAAACAGAACCACTCTATTGCCTTCCATTTGTCCCTGTGGGCAACCGTGTTTCCGTGGGTAAGTCGGCGACTCTGTTGACAAGACGGTCAAGATATTGCTAATGGAGGCCTAGGGTGTGTATGCAAACTCTGCCATCCAACTTGGCAGGACCTTGCCGTCTGCTGCGTTCAAAATCTGGTCGACGGTGCTGGTAGTAATTCTGGTGCTGATATGGTTTCTGTGTTCGGTATGTTCGGTTCTCGGTCTATATCATGTGTGCGCTCGGAGGACGGCGCGGCGCTGAGAGCTCAAAATGCTCAATGGTGTTGCCCATGTTCCTGTTCTTGATGCCGCTAACACAAAGCCCTACCTATAACCGATGCCTGTGACGGCTTTGATGGATAAAGATGATAGTGGCTCGTTGGCTATGGCCACAGTAATGCATCTAGACCAAGTCGAAAGCCTGGGCTCCTTGCAGAATGCACCTCGATTCattgatgatgttgtcgtATGTCAGTTTGTGAGCACCATC is part of the Metarhizium brunneum chromosome 4, complete sequence genome and harbors:
- the ECM15_1 gene encoding UPF0045 protein ECM15; this translates as MDYNLLPTPPKCLADFNLVPIGTGEASIAEELAEVERLLKHTGVKHTMQTTGTVLEGTWDEVMNAIGKAHAAVHKRGVAKVQSEIRIGTKNR
- the SSU1_1 gene encoding Sulfite efflux pump SSU1 → MNNLGDSVHHEDARRLSPARRAFTSFTTRWFLIPQGTGILAIVLNQLPYQFHGLHTISVVFWFLNIVLLAAMLAIFLLRLLASPRVVARSIATDTTEAACTASISIAFMSCIQMLSLVVIPSWGGRGWSLAVYILWWANCAFAVLACIGLPDVFVRSIRSEGGLARSFTPVVQLPLIAALTSAAGAGTLCQSAVLGAAQKVPMIVVAYLEIGLALPTVLAFDVLYLARLLQPWEEPAGSHHEFPPEQMYSHMVLCGPWGQSSFALQTLGKAVFQLKGGFGASGQAALLFSNQGADTVAFASILVGLVNWGQGTFWWAFAIVSITRSVVARLKQNHSIAFHLSLWATVFPWGVYANSAIQLGRTLPSAAFKIWSTVLVVILVLIWFLCSQVVYETMIEFVDKSVQVPNAVKAKWTAEAKKWSLPYWHFARLAIHCRILIPTRCY